The sequence ACCAGCTCTGCCACTGGGATGTCCCTGTTCCAGTGTGCCTACGGGTTCCAGCCTCCACTGTTTCCCGCCCTGGAGAAGGAGGTTTCCTGCCCCTCGGTCCAGGCTTTTGTCCGCCGCTGCCGCCGTACCTGGGCTGAGGCCAGAGCTGTGCTTCTTCGCTCGGTCAACCGTTATTCCGCGGTTGCCAACCGGCGCCGCTCTGAAGCCCCCAGTTACCAGGCGGGCCAGAGGGTATGGCTTTCGACCCGAGACCTTCCCTTGCGGGTAGAATGTAAGAAGTTGGGACCCAGGTTAATTGGACCGTTCGAGATCCTGAAGGTCATCAATCCTGCAGTGGTGAGGATCAAACTGCCCCGGGCCTTGCGGGTCCATCCATCATTCCACGTCTCCAGGGTGAAGCCGGTTCGGGAGTCCCCACTGGTTCCTGCTGTCCAgcgtcctccaccaccacggTTCATCGATGGAGGTTTGACTTACACTGTTCGCCGCCTACTTCGTTCCCGCCGGCGTGGGAGAGGGCTACAATACCTGGTTGACTGGGAGGGTTATGGTCCAGAGGAGAGATCCTGGGTTCCGGCGCGACACATTCTGGATCCCCCTCTCATCAGGGAGTTTCACCGCAGCCACCCTGACCAGCCCGCCAAGGGTCCTGTGCCCACAGTGGCTATACAGCCAAACCCTGTTCCCTATCGGTCATCGACGGAGTCAGATgttgaagaggatgaggaggagtcaTCTTCCGATCACGACAACTCACCCGTCGAGGAGGAAAGGATGGGGAGGTCGGATGAGTATTAACCCCTGGACTGTTCCTGTCGTGCCGCAAATTCCCTCCTCCGGGCCCCCGCCACCCACCCTAGGAGGCCGaagaatttttttctttcttgttttggGTCGTTTGGGTcgtccacaccctcctcactccccgtcgtcagtctaactctcttcacctgttcacacacctgttgtcacagttcagctcctcactctatggttcagtcactcccacctcgtcagtctgacttcctcaagatcaagattcaagatgttttatttgtcacatacacacacagggtgtgcagtgaaatgaaagtggcaatgctcagcaggaatgtgcaaaacaagtacacactatttacaaaaaaaacaacaacacaatagtatgtgtgtgtgtgtggtgtgtgtgtgtgtgtgtgtgtaaggggggTGTGGGTctagggggggggtgggggggtcctgAGGTCGAATCCTGATGAATCctgagaaagaaaggaaagaactctgtctcagtctctctgttctgcagCGTGAGGGCCTGAGGCCTGACACTGACCGCAGGTGAGTGTTGGGGGGTGAGATCCCTGTGGTGatcctccttcatcctcctctatctctctggTGTTGCAGGGTGAAGTGTACAAGGGTGGGTGGTGGGGAGTGTAGCCCTTCTGAGCAGCAGCAAAACCTTCTGTGGTCTTCTGCGGGCAGTTGCGGAACAGTTGCAGCAGGAGCTGTGATGCCTCCTGTCAGACGCAGAAGTCCCCAGCTGGAAGAGGACTGTTCCTCTTGGAAGGGGAAATTTTACTGCCTGCTGCCTGGCCTGGCCTTTCTCCTTGCcttttgtgtttgttgaccatgtcagatccacAGTATCACATgttcggtgatgtggactcctctcccctctccacaACAGTCTCTTTACCCAGTGGTGGTATCCCCCCTAGTGGTGAGTACCTTCTAAAGTCCGTTGTCAGGCTCCCTTGGTTTTGGTGACTATCATGATGAGCTCGTGATGGCACCAGAGAGACAGGCAAGCTGACCTTCCTGAGCCCACCACTTGTGGTTGGCGGAGACCAGGCCCACACCACCACTGTGATCGCACCATGAGGTGGGATGAACCTAACCGCAGTCACCTGTGAACAGGATGTGGGTAGTAGGTGCCAGGTAGGAAGGGAGTGAGAGGTGTTCAGGGAGGGGGGTTGGGAGGGTGAGTGTGGATGGGACACCTGTGGTGGGGGTGTCCCCTGAGGGAGGGCCCCAAGCACCAGGGGGATCAAGTGTTCGGTGTGTGCAGGGGCCAGTCTGgagggctgctggtgttggAGAAACTTATAATGTCAATGAGATGGTCTCATATAGTCCCTCATGTACACGTAGCCCAGAGTGAGCTGTGGATCTGtggggagacagcatcatctgtggatctgttttgtGGGCAGTGCAAACTGTTTGTCAGGTCCATCATCTGGAGGAAAGCATGAAGGGGGAGCATAGGGCCCCTCAGATGGTTTTCATTCATATCAGTGAGCCTGTCGATGATCACGAGACTCTAGTATGAGGGAATTCTTGGGCGCAGGCCTCGGGGTCATATTGGGAACAGCACAGGAAGTAGCGGACCAGCAGGGACGGTTAGGGGATCTCTTGAACAGAGAGGCTAAGGGTTGAAGCCTGGGGCTTCAGTGAACGCTCAGATGCAGGTGAAGTACAAGCTCTCACGTGTACACCACCCAACAGCCATGCCATCTGGATGTGCAGCTCACTGAAGGagctcctcacactgtgctcctcACCTCGGCAACTGAGTGCAGTTCACCTCACTGCAtagctaacggtgttgttgttaactGCAGTTAGTAAAATGTGCACACCGCAGCTCCCGTGCTTTGTCGCTAGCGTAgagacttccttcacctgttcacacacctgtctttgatcactaatcaaatccctatatagtctcctgcctcacatacacaccttgccagattgttctttTTCTATGCCAttctctccagcacttgtttctagatggatttcctgttgccgaccctgcctgtccctggttaacccgcgaGTCCGACTCTccgagaacctaccagcccttcgtcctgttgatactctgcctgccgtttccagagtgtggaatataagttcgaaggatccctggagtcgagggtgcatttgggtctacacacgagtcgttacaaTCTCTCCatccaaataaaaacaattcaaaGCTTGTAGCTGCCATATTAAATCGTGTGATGCCAGTcagtgcacagatagagcccgagtggtgctcaagcaccagaccttttgccctggatgagaaaagggccCTTTCTGCTAGagcccttttttttcattcatcagcatttaagaatataaatgactctctgtcatcaagtccccccaaatgtgttttgatatccgacggggcatttatttgagttcttgtgagaatttcgccccgacatgcttgtaccacattgttttatgtggtatgtttctctttgttttgtctgttccagttttacaaagatcaacgtgagctcgtgagctcgtgagcgccgcggagcaggtcggggcaaaattctcagataaatgccctgtcggatattaaaacacatttggggggggacttgatgacagaaagagtaacttttattcttaaatactgatgaataaaaaaagtgggctccagcaaaaagggcactttactcatccagggcaaaagggctggtgcttgagcaccactagggctctatctgtgcacgtgcctgtgtgtatatatatatatatattcaattcataaAACAAAAATCAACAATGGCAAGCAAAataaggttatatatatatattagtgctgtgaaaaataacgcgttaactcagttaatccaattacaggtttaactagttttttttttttaaacgcatttaacgcatgcgcagaatgagcttccaatccgtctgttgttggtcgttgggacgaacaaaaagtcacttgcaaaatgagcttccaatacaccacttcaatctgaactctgtccgctctcatgcagacggtctgttcatcggtaatgatccttccgcaggttcacctccggaaaccttgttacgacttttacttcctgtagatcagggtctcaacacgtcgatcgcgacctgccagtcgatcgcggcgtagtgtcggtagatcgcatgacattaaagagattggcccgccccctgacatgttctctatagcacgtctttgttcttttattaaactaaacgtctgttgttgatcgtatctccacagcagcatgtcatttctgtctcttcgcgttgcgttaacacttatcgatctccgtctggcgcgccacagagctccgtgcgcgcgcatcgggaccgagcaaaaaaaagtcacttgtcaatctgtccacctttagattgtatcatggtggagttaatggttgacaaacaagagaaaaatgttctgtttaaccctcctgttacctttacatttacgaacatattttaccctcggggtcaatttgaccccagcaattaaaacctccagaaaattattagaattaataatgtttcccaagtttaagtgtgaggtactttatgttggtttgttgactacctaaatagccctttaaataaataaaaaagttgatatttctgatatgtttgacacagtgaaaaacagcctggggtcaaattgaccccaaagaacaccgacattaaacattgaatggggtcaaattgacccgaaaggtaacaggagggttaaacattctgtttatgatgaagatgtattaatgttccatatggaagaaaactgctaaataactgctgagttgcagcaccattgtatagaagaatgtataaatgtatatatccgtcttttgtcataaatctctatgttctcacaaaatataccgagaatatcggtaatatgtgattaatcatgattaatccacaaaaacctgtgattaacccgattaaaactgttaatcgtttcacagccctaatatatatatatatatatatgaaacttATTTCTCTTTCTGAGCTCTTTCTCATCCGTTTTGTATTTGCCAACCAAACGGGAGTAATGAAAACCTATATAATTTCCATTCGCTTCGTACTTTTTTAAACAGATAGCTGCTTCACAAAACATGATTTAAATGTTACAAGTAGATTTAAATTACAAATAGATGATTATGATCATATTTGCCCGTAACAAACGTTAGAATGCCCATCTCCGACTTTCATGAACGCACCATCGTACTACAGGaagtacagtgtgtttttgtcaGTCGGCGGTGTAGCGATCGAAGCCAACTCTAAGAAAGGTGCAACCACAGCAACTGATGTGATAGACAGATCCACAATGGACGCAGAGATGAGCGCATCTATAACTTGATTCGCCAACATGTTGGCTAACAACTTGTCAACGTTTCAATGTTCAGTTATTAGAAAACGACACCGCGGACGAACCACTAGCTAGGACGACGGCAAGGTAACGTCTACGTCAACAGCTCGGACCGTCAGCTGCTCGGATGATTAGCTACCATTATTTCTTTGTTGGATGCTTTAGTTTGATCGTCAGAGCAGCGCTAATGATGAATGCACACCAGCAACTTTGTGCGTTGCAAGTTGGTGAACCCAGGGAGCACGTATTTAGACCGCCACGTGACTTTAGCGTGGCTTATTTTCATCCTCTTTGGCGTGTGTTGATATAAAGTGTTGGACATCTCCGAGATGCCGTGTGGAGGCTGACGGCAGCTGGGGAGGGGTCGTGTTCACGAGGTCTGGGTTCATGCCAAGTCCCGACTTATTGATATTTTCTTAATTATGATATAGTCACAGTTGACGCACTTGGTGTTTGTAAGTCAGCTGATAATTACTCTCATCATATTAGTTATTCTAAGttattcctctttctttttttggccaGTGTGTCTGATTTGAGTTTTGGGGGAAGACAGTTTTACACAACGAGACAAGGAGGTATTATGAGCATGTATTTATCCAGGACAAAACTGTATCAAGATGATAAATAAGCTCCATTGCATACATTggtgcattgatgatgtcaaTTTAAAACGAGTGCATCCTTTCCATATGACTTGGTTTCCATTTAACTGAAAATATTGCATTGGGCTTTACATATGGGGGGTGGAGGTAAGATGAGCTGGAAACGCACTGTTAATTGGTTTACCTCAGTTAACAGGCATACATGTTTTAATCTGTCTACAAAACTGGCTTAAGTGCCCACTTGCTGCCTGTGTTGGGCCCATTGGAGAAATACTCCTCAACTTTCAGGCAGACTGGACGACACTTTGTTTATAGTTTACAGTAGTCACAGTTTGGCATATTAATTAAGCCGTTTAGTTGGGGTAGAAGTGTGTCGTTTAACATCTCTTGAcacctgtaaaaaataaatgttacttgctggattcttgttgttctgaattTGTACTCTtagttgaatgcacttattgtaagttgctttggataaaagcgtctgctaaatgtaatgtaatgtgtaatGTAACAATTCTTAAAGCAACAGGAAATTGTGTTCAATTAAGACCCGGTAAAACGTTTCCAATTTCCATGAAGGCTGTTCTCCACCTTTTTCCTGCTTTTGTAAATTATATCTCTGGGTGTCTCATATTTCCATTCGTCTAACGCGGGTTTCTCTTCATTTCCCAGCTGAGCAGTATGCTGGACGTGGGGAAGTGGCCGGTGTTAGCGctccttcctcctgaggaactaCGGCTTATTCGGCAGGCGTGTGTCTTTGGCAGTGCTGCAAATGAAGCCCTATATGTCACAGTTAATGATGAGGTAACACTTTAGCTTTAAGCAAGGCTGCTATAATCCTCTTGTTTACATGAAGGTGTGTTCACAAGACTGGATCTGTTTCCATAATATGGGTTTGATTATTGTCCAGTTAGAAGTGGACAGAGAAGCGGTGCAGGCCTCACTCTCTTTGGTTGCTACAGCTCCAGGTAGAGAGATAAGCAGATAGAATGAGGCTATCTTTAGCCTTCCAGGCCTAATACCCAAGCAAGCTCCGTTTCTATCCTGTGGAAAGGTAAAAGCCCCGTCTCATCTTGCAACCCATGCTCATTAGTTTGTCTCTGTGGCTCAATCAATGTATGTTGTCGGAGCAGTTGCTCGAGGCCTAATCAGAACGTATATTTTGATGGGTTTGCTTAAAAGGGAGGGGTACAGGGCATAGTTAGTACTTGAGTTTATATTATTTCCTATAGCATACAAACATTTGGGGAAATCAGACACTAAAGTATTTCTGAATGTGGAATTAAATTGGGACAGTTAAACCAAGATTTTTAACATTTCATTTAGGCTGTGAAATGACTTGTCATACTTGTGACTCCTCCTTATTTcaaatcataaatatattactCCTCACAAAGTGTTGGTGTTATTCAGCATATCCCAGTATGTTGTCTCCACAAATATATTGTGTTTACTGCGGTGCCTGAATACATATCAGTGTGTCGTTTCTTGATATGGGTGCTATGTCATCAGTGGCGTTTGGTCTTTGCAGGTCTTCGCTCTGGGCACCAACTGCAGCGGCTGTTTGGGCCTCGGAGACCTTCAAAGCACGATAGAGCCACGGCGGATTGATGTCTTGTGTGGAAAGAAGATTGTGTCCCTAAGCTATGGAACGGGACCACATGTGGTTCTCACTACGACAGGTAATAGCATCCAGACAACTCGTGTTTGTCCCTGAGGGAACGGACCTTCAGGATGCATTGGGTATGACATCGCAACAGGATGCTTTCAAATGTCTAGAATCTGGTTTAATGTCAATGATGCCAGTACACGATCAAAACTCACCCAATTAGAACCAAACAATGCTCAAACTTATCACAGTAGACTGTTAGATTCTACCAGCTTGTATTCGTAAGAGTGTATCCTGAATACCCTTCACCACTGCTTCTTATCGAATGACAAAACATGAACCACTGAGACGACATGAATGAAAGTGTGCCTGCTGCGCCACAGACGGAGAGGTGTTTGCTTGGGGCCATAACGGCTACAGCCAGCTGGGCAACGGCACCACCAACCACGGCCTGAACCCGGCCCTGGTTTCCACCAACCTGCTGAGCAAGAGAGTGACAGAGGTGGCCTGTGGCTCCCACCACACCATTGCCCTCACGATTGATGGAGAGGTACCCTGTCATCAGTTGTGTCCTCGCGCGACTTTCCTCTGCGCAATCGGCGTCTCTCTTTGGGCGGTGAACATTTCCTCCTGTGTTCAGGTCTTCGCATGGGGCTACAACAACTCAGGCCAAGTAGGTTCAGGCTCCACGGCCAACCAGCCGACCGCGGAGGGTTAGCAGCTGCCTGCAGAACAAAGTGGTGGTGAACATAGCCTGTGGTCAGCTCTGCTCTATGGCTGTACTGGACAATGGAGAGGTAATGGGTCCTGAAGGGGGTTAGCTAATGCATACGTATATATTTAGAAACTTCATTAAAATTGTGTTTTCTCCACCAAGAAGACGTCTCAGAATTGATCTCAGAATGTATGCACGTAAAGAACATGGTGCAAAAAAACTGAGATAAAATGAAAATGAGCCGTCCAATTTTTACAGTACTTCAAATGTACGCAGGTACAAGCTCAAAGAAGCAAATATAACAACAACGccttgatgttgtgtgtgtttgcctcgtCTAAATGTGTAGATCTATGGTTGGGGCTACAATTGCAATGGACAGCTTGGTTTGGGCAACAATGGGAACCAGCAGACTCCATGCAGGATCGCTGCTCTCCAAGGTGTCAACATCGTCCAGGTGAGGGCCGAGGGGGAGACCCTGCTCGTAAATCTcagtttttttaatggttttcttTCAGTTAAAGTTCAACCTAATCCTTTGCGTACACAGGTTGCCTGTGGATATGCCCACACATTGGCCCGCACAGACGAGGGCATGGTTTACGCCTGGGGAGCCAACTCCTATGGGCAGTTGGGAACAGGCAACAAGAGTAACCAAGCGCTCCCCACCCTAATAATCACCGACAAGGAGCGGTTAGTACCTTGTCTTTAATTAGCGCTGACGCCTCTCTGACACCACAACAGGTCACTGAGGGCCCCATGACAAGATCCTCAGAGATGTAGCCGCTAAATGCCTCAAAGACATAAATAGTTTGAGATTATAGAGTAAAAAGAGGCTGATTGCTGACTCTAGTAAAGTATTATATAAGTAGAGCCCATTGTATGAATCCATTTGTCTCAGATGTAATGCCTTCTTTGCCTCTTTATTACACATATTTCCACATACAACTTGCATTGGTACTTTGAGGTTTGAAATTGTGTgggttttttctctccatcaggATGGTTGAGGTGGCTGCATGTCACACCAGCCACACGTCAGCTGCCAAGACGCAGAGCGGGCAGGTTCTGATGTGGGGTCAGTGTCGAGGTCAAGCTGTGGCCTGCCCCCACCTCACCCACTTCAGCAGCACGGACGACGTGTTCGCCTGCTTCGCCACACCAGCGGTTACTTGGCACCTCCTCTCAGTAGGTAAGAGTGTGATGGGAtttggatatttatatatattttgaacatGAAAGAAGAGTCCATGATCCCCGATAACATCCTCATTAATTGACATTGCCTCATTCaccccagtgtttcccccaccattatccccgcccccctgtcattttCTCTACAAGAAAAAGCAGCAACGGTCCAGTCATCACTGGAAATACTTCACCTGGCTGTACAAGACTGATCTTGATAGAGTacttaaatgaatacattacaTTAATAAATAGATACAATACAGAACATAGAGAATGAAAAATagattatttcagtttttctttttggttttaGGAATGTTCTGTCGAATATGTAGACGGCATAAACGGGCAGTTGTGCGAGAACCAGCCTCGGACATTTCTAGATTCTCCCTGCGAGTCCTACAGAAAGGATGTTTGGCTCTTCAATGCTGATGATGCATAGTCTTTCAGGCCACATCGTCCTTATGTCATTTGAGCCCACAGTTGTCCTGGAGCAGTGGTCATCAACCTTTTTacgcccaagatccctgacctctgccTTGGTGAGAGAAAAAGACTGTCCAGACTTTAATTCCAACTTGAGGCTTTTTTTGTGGCCTAATTGTAATTTAATGAAATCAAACACTTTGGTTcggctttcaaattgatgtgaccaagaACACACTAAATTACTTGGTTTCAGAGCAACATAAAAAGGAAATTCTTTTTTAACCACACagtatgaacaagaaaaaagtcATTTGCATTGTCAGTGAGGTGTCTGTGACCGTGTCAGAACCCGgcagagatcttttctgacgttgGTCTTCCAAAGTCCgcaaaaaaacactttagaaAATCTTTGCAAATGAGgcccaatgtgtttctgaataagtttttattttgttttggagagacaggttggtgaccactgtccTGGAGCATGAGGCTGTCGTGGGGGCATTCAAGTGCTTGTACTGGCTAAAAAGAACGTGAAATAGCCCACCACACCAACTATCTCGCCTTGCTGCAACTAGCTAATCTGTTGGGCTGCACCTATTTTGACAAGCTCAATTTAAGGTTCTTTTGTACATGTTTACCATATTTTTAGTTTTGCGTTATGTGATTGCTCCCCCCAacgctgtaaacctagggggaACACTGCACCCCGTTACTGTTCAGAGGTGAACACTGGGCTTATTCCCGGAAGttaggaaaaaaacagaaaaggtcTGTTTCCTGTGAACATCAAACAATCTTATGTGTACCGACTGATTTAGTTTGAACTCAACTCAAACAAAGGACTCTGAGATCTTTATTTCTTTCGTTTACGCTGCACTTTGTAATGGTAATGAAAAATCCGTCTAACAAGCCACTGAGAACATCGTGCAACCTGCCTGTCACCTGTTCAACCGAAGTACAAGAgcaacacacgtgtgtgtgtgacacgttTCTGAGGGCAGACTCGGGAGCAGAGGACTACGCGGTTTCACACGAGGAACTCGGGCTGGAAGGCCAAGTAACACAAGGGAATCGCAGAAGCTGCTACAGAACAAGGAGTAGACGCATTAAATACACAggagaacgagacacaggtggaaacaatgtgggcggggcttgcaatcacacaggaggcagaggagtggctgagggcaggtgaaggtaatgatcAATCAGGAGACAGGGGGAAGACGCATACAAAGGATGCAAACAGGGTGTCAATAACCCcttaaaggtttattgttttgtgttggtttggtttgtttttgtatctgccttAGTATGccttatatattgtattgtttgaataatttatagacgttttaatctacttcctcttcatAGTTAAATCAGACTATGAATCGCACTTTTATTTTCAGTTAAAATGCAAACTTGATGCTATGGctacggatggacagatgcgcattttttATAAAGTTTATTgggttttaatggacccgtatgaggtgACAAGCTGACACGGTGGTGattgtttacgagttttaattcatgtttatttgcctcaagagagaaaataaagaagtgtcACGCCAATTGATATACAGGGATCCGTTACACAGGGTGTTGAAGTATGTGTACCAGAGAGTCGTGTCTATAGGCGTCGTTTTGGTTTTTCAGTTATGAGATTTTAATAAGAGAATGTCGACACAGGTGAGCTTTATCTTTACAGTGACATATTGTTATGGGACTGTAAAATAGAAGCAAAACTTAATTTGTCATGTACTCTGTTTTCAGACTGTCATAAAACCATTTGTCATTTATCGTTCTTAAATATGAAATCACTTTTCCTTGTCCTTGCCAGACGCCGATGACTACCTGACCGTGGCCCAGTCTCTGAAGAGGGAGTTTGACAGCCCAGAGATTTCCGACCTAAAGTTCTTGGTTGACGGGAAGTGCATCCATGTTCACAAAGCTCTGCTGAAAATCAGGTATGTAAAATGTACTTCCacaccttttttgttgttgttgccatttCATATTGTTTTTGTGCTTTTTCAATAATATCTTTTAGTGCAATGTCCTCcgtaaacattttatttgaagtccagaaaaataaaaacacagttcCCATTCAATCTGTGTCGGGTGAGGTCtacaatgtgtatatatgttgagctgttcttcttcacacacaatatttcattttttttcgaCCATCTTCATATTTTGGTTCTTACTGACACAAATTAAGAATTACTTGGATGCACACCTTTCCCTCCAGGTTTTCCTCTCTGATGTCGGGCCACTGTAATCTCTCCTTCTTTGCTGGACTGTTTTTAAGAGATGATTGTCCCTTCTTACTCATCAGAGCATCCTGCCTCTCCAGATTGGTCACAAGtctatttttcacatttcccGGTTGTGCTTGGTCATGAGTCAGACGCTATACCACGGTGGGAATTTTCAGAGGGGAAGAAACACACTTTGATTTAGCAGAATGACGTCTTTGTTAATAATGGAAACGTATAATCCAGAGAAACGAATAATGTTGGGTAACACGCTGGTCTTCCTCTGATAATGACTGGTGAATGCTGCGTTGAGTATATATCGGAGGTCTGTTTGACACGTTTCCTCGTCTTTCCTGTTCATGTCCCCGGGAAGCAAAGACGGACCCATTGTTTCCTGCATTTCTTTTTATAACCACACTTGGACACAAAGTCTCTGTGTTCCAATGGCTTGCTCTTTTGCACAGTCAGTTGGAAGGAGCCAGACTCTCTGCGATGCCGAGCCCTCGTGCACACGCTCACGCGGAGACCTTTCAAGTTTTGATTTGTTCGAGAGGGACAATGTACATTgataaaactgtgtgtgtgtgtgtgtgtgtgtgtgtgcgtgtctcagcTTTGCTGCAGGAAGTGTGCATCAAAAGTACATTTTAAGTTGCATGAccggaatatatatatatatatatatatatatgttgctgTAACCTTGGAGTGTTAGACCTGGGCTGGTGGTGGTATTCAGATATAATGGTATGGGAGATGAAATGTGATTTAGATAGACTTCAGACACATCGTGAACACTGATTAATAGAAATAAAGATATCTTAAGTTTTAGTTCCTTAACTACTCATCGCATATCTTTCACATTGCATCTaaatattttcaaaatgaggCTGTAGCGTTTCTGATCTTTGCAGGAATTGTTCCTCCTTTTAAATCGGCAGTTCATTTCATATATTCAGCTCCTTTATTTACATACATCATGGCATTGGAGCGTTCTTGCTTGAGTTGTGCGACCGATCACAGCGAACATCGAGTcccatgattattattttttgtcctGCACATTTAACTTTCAGTGGGTGTAAGTGCAAACTGCCCCGTGTTTGAGAACCGATTAATGTAAACTGTGGTTTGCCTTCTGGGGAAGTCGGAGTTATCATGCAGgagcttttctttcctctccagGTGTGAGCATTTCCGTGCACTGCTAAACGAAACCGATGAGGATGCCATAGAAATCCACCAGTTCTCATACCTGGTGTACAGAGCCTTTCTGGAGTACCTCTACACGGACACCATCAACCTGCCACCAGAGGATGCTGTTGGTAAGCCAACACGAGGACCACGGTCCTTCACACACTGAACGTCGGTGCAGAGGTCCCTGAACGCGCTCACCggtgtgttgctctcctgcgTGTAGGCTTGCTAGATTTGGCCACGTACTACCGAGAGACCAGGCTGAAGAGGCTGTGCCAGGAAACGATCAAGAGAGGCATTACTGAGGAGAACGCCATCACGCTGC comes from Pseudoliparis swirei isolate HS2019 ecotype Mariana Trench chromosome 20, NWPU_hadal_v1, whole genome shotgun sequence and encodes:
- the rcbtb2 gene encoding LOW QUALITY PROTEIN: RCC1 and BTB domain-containing protein 2 (The sequence of the model RefSeq protein was modified relative to this genomic sequence to represent the inferred CDS: inserted 2 bases in 1 codon); translated protein: MLDVGKWPVLALLPPEELRLIRQACVFGSAANEALYVTVNDEVFALGTNCSGCLGLGDLQSTIEPRRIDVLCGKKIVSLSYGTGPHVVLTTTDGEVFAWGHNGYSQLGNGTTNHGLNPALVSTNLLSKRVTEVACGSHHTIALTIDGEVFAWGYNNSGQVGSGSTANQPXPRRVSSCLQNKVVVNIACGQLCSMAVLDNGEIYGWGYNCNGQLGLGNNGNQQTPCRIAALQGVNIVQVACGYAHTLARTDEGMVYAWGANSYGQLGTGNKSNQALPTLIITDKERMVEVAACHTSHTSAAKTQSGQVLMWGQCRGQAVACPHLTHFSSTDDVFACFATPAVTWHLLSVDADDYLTVAQSLKREFDSPEISDLKFLVDGKCIHVHKALLKIRCEHFRALLNETDEDAIEIHQFSYLVYRAFLEYLYTDTINLPPEDAVGLLDLATYYRETRLKRLCQETIKRGITEENAITLLSAAVKYEARDLEEFCFKFCVNHLTAVTQTQAFADMDHDLLKNFISKASRYGAFKN